The following coding sequences lie in one Mucilaginibacter sp. KACC 22773 genomic window:
- a CDS encoding class I fructose-bisphosphate aldolase, producing MDTSTLKTIAYQLMQGNKGLLAMDESTATCNKRFQELGIPQTEEYRRKYRDLIVNAPGLEEYISGAILFDETIKQSTADGILFIDILKHKGIIPGIKVDEGAIPMAGFPGEKITEGLDGLGDRLKNYYKMGARFAKWRAVITIGADIPSPTCIKANAYTLARFAMFCQEAGLVPIVEPEVVMDGDHSLQKCAEVTTEVIHALFNALYQHRVDLEGIILKPNMILPGENSPEKPGLDEVAEATIKCFLKTVPASVPGIAFLSGGQQAALASERLNRMHTRFGDVMPWVLTFSFSRAIQQPALELWKGNDDNIVAAQRALVHRAACNSAAKMGVYSADMETGPQ from the coding sequence ATGGATACCTCGACATTAAAAACCATTGCTTACCAGCTGATGCAAGGCAACAAAGGTTTGCTGGCCATGGATGAAAGCACCGCTACATGTAACAAGCGTTTCCAGGAACTGGGCATCCCACAAACTGAAGAATATCGCCGCAAATACCGTGATCTGATTGTAAACGCGCCAGGGTTGGAGGAATACATTAGCGGGGCGATCCTGTTTGATGAAACCATAAAGCAAAGTACTGCCGATGGCATCTTGTTTATAGATATTTTGAAGCATAAAGGGATAATTCCGGGTATTAAAGTTGATGAAGGCGCTATACCTATGGCTGGTTTTCCCGGCGAAAAGATAACCGAAGGGCTGGATGGCCTTGGCGACCGTTTGAAGAACTACTATAAAATGGGCGCCCGTTTTGCCAAATGGCGGGCTGTTATCACTATAGGCGCCGATATCCCGTCGCCAACCTGTATAAAGGCAAATGCTTACACCCTTGCCCGTTTCGCCATGTTTTGCCAGGAAGCCGGTTTGGTACCCATTGTGGAGCCCGAAGTAGTGATGGATGGCGATCATTCGCTCCAAAAATGTGCCGAGGTTACTACCGAGGTAATACATGCCCTATTTAACGCCTTGTACCAGCACCGGGTCGACCTGGAAGGCATTATCCTGAAACCTAATATGATATTGCCGGGCGAAAATAGCCCCGAAAAGCCGGGTTTAGACGAAGTGGCCGAAGCAACCATTAAATGCTTCTTAAAAACCGTACCTGCATCGGTACCTGGCATAGCCTTCCTTTCGGGCGGCCAACAGGCAGCGCTTGCTTCCGAAAGGTTAAACCGTATGCACACCCGCTTTGGCGATGTAATGCCCTGGGTGCTTACTTTCTCTTTCTCGAGGGCGATACAACAACCAGCGCTGGAGCTTTGGAAGGGTAATGACGATAACATTGTTGCAGCCCAACGTGCATTAGTACACCGCGCTGCTTGCAATAGTGCCGCCAAAATGGGTGTATACAGCGCCGATATGGAAACCGGCCCTCAGTAG
- a CDS encoding CocE/NonD family hydrolase has translation MKKLMLLLALISQGATLFAQKSADADVEKYIINDSVLIKTPQGHTLSAVVVRRRDMAGPQPAALLFFIYSDTKRSLLEAKYAADRGYVGVVADVRGKRLSPEEVIPYENDAEDVYWVIDWISKQSWNNGKVGMYGGSYSGFAQWAGLKYKVHPALKTIVPYVSAIPGMGLPMENNVFINANYGWAFYVSNNKYLDTATYNNQQRWRNLNENWYQSGAAYNKIDSVDNAPNKWLQRWLKHPGFDKYWQAMIPYGKEFEKINIPVLAFDGYYDDGQTSGLYYLRQLAKYNPRADYYLVLGPYDHFGAQRGGEPVLRDYKVDSVAIINTKAITFEWFDYIMKQGKKPAIIKDRINYEVMGANRWDHAPSLDKMYQSMIRLYLSNVKKDDGFRLSPQKPVKPAYLEQEVDFADRTTSNNYAYPFPIIQKDVYSNGFTFISDSLKQPLIVNGAFLGQITAAINKKDFDYSVVLYEVMPNGEYFELTYFLGRASYSWDISNRKRLQPGKITTLPFSNTKVVSRQLRKGSRLLVIINVNKNNFCEVNYGTGKDVSLENINDAKTPLKVKWYNSSYIDVPVSK, from the coding sequence ATGAAAAAACTAATGCTATTACTGGCTTTAATAAGCCAGGGGGCAACTCTTTTTGCCCAAAAATCGGCTGATGCTGATGTGGAAAAGTATATTATTAATGATAGCGTGCTTATTAAAACCCCGCAGGGGCATACGTTATCGGCTGTTGTTGTGCGCCGGCGCGATATGGCCGGGCCGCAACCGGCAGCCCTGTTGTTTTTTATTTACTCGGATACTAAAAGAAGTTTGCTTGAAGCCAAATACGCTGCCGATCGTGGCTATGTGGGCGTAGTGGCCGATGTGCGTGGCAAGCGTTTAAGCCCCGAAGAAGTGATCCCCTATGAAAACGATGCCGAAGATGTTTATTGGGTAATTGACTGGATAAGCAAACAAAGCTGGAACAACGGCAAAGTGGGAATGTATGGGGGCAGTTATTCGGGCTTTGCGCAATGGGCAGGTTTAAAATATAAGGTGCATCCGGCGCTTAAAACCATTGTGCCTTATGTTTCGGCCATTCCGGGAATGGGGCTGCCTATGGAAAACAATGTGTTTATTAACGCCAATTATGGCTGGGCCTTTTACGTGAGCAATAATAAATACCTGGATACCGCTACTTACAATAACCAGCAGCGCTGGCGTAATTTGAATGAAAACTGGTACCAAAGCGGCGCTGCCTATAACAAAATTGATAGTGTTGATAATGCACCTAATAAGTGGCTGCAGCGATGGCTTAAGCACCCCGGTTTTGATAAATACTGGCAAGCTATGATCCCATACGGTAAGGAATTTGAAAAAATCAATATCCCAGTGCTGGCTTTTGATGGTTATTATGACGACGGGCAAACATCCGGCTTATATTACCTGCGCCAGTTGGCTAAATATAACCCCAGGGCCGACTATTACCTGGTACTTGGCCCGTACGACCATTTTGGCGCACAAAGGGGAGGCGAACCTGTTTTGCGGGACTACAAGGTTGATTCGGTAGCTATCATCAACACCAAAGCAATTACTTTTGAATGGTTTGATTATATCATGAAACAAGGTAAAAAGCCTGCCATTATCAAAGACAGGATCAATTACGAGGTTATGGGTGCCAACCGCTGGGACCATGCGCCGTCCCTTGATAAAATGTACCAAAGCATGATTCGGCTTTACCTGAGTAATGTAAAAAAGGATGATGGGTTTAGGTTATCTCCCCAAAAGCCGGTTAAACCGGCATACCTTGAACAGGAAGTTGACTTTGCCGATCGCACTACATCCAATAACTACGCATATCCGTTCCCTATTATTCAAAAAGATGTTTACAGCAACGGGTTTACCTTTATAAGCGACAGTTTAAAACAACCGCTTATTGTGAACGGCGCCTTCCTTGGACAAATCACGGCCGCTATCAACAAAAAGGATTTTGACTATAGCGTAGTACTTTATGAAGTGATGCCTAACGGCGAATATTTTGAGCTTACGTACTTTTTGGGGCGGGCCAGCTATTCGTGGGATATCAGCAACCGCAAACGGCTGCAACCAGGAAAAATAACAACGCTACCGTTTTCGAATACAAAGGTGGTAAGCAGGCAACTGCGTAAAGGCAGCCGCTTACTTGTAATTATCAATGTAAACAAGAATAATTTTTGCGAGGTTAACTACGGTACCGGTAAAGATGTAAGCCTTGAAAATATTAACGATGCCAAAACACCACTTAAAGTAAAATGGTACAACAGTAGTTATATCGATGTGCCGGTATCAAAATGA
- a CDS encoding LytR/AlgR family response regulator transcription factor has product MKKIKIIIVDDERLAREEVRTMLGYYDDVEIVAEAANADDAKLLIQEHQPQMIFLDVQMPEKSGFDLLEMLDSVPEIIFTTAFDQYAVKAFEADALDYLVKPIRDERFAKAMEKVRVKLNTTTDNRQIFIKDGGKCYVLKVNEIHLIESMDNYAVLYFGDKKTFLKRSLNLMEERLDAATFFRVNRAQIINLNYIDQISHLPGGKLSISLKTGQVVEVSERQSVKFKGKLKA; this is encoded by the coding sequence ATGAAAAAGATAAAGATAATTATTGTGGACGACGAACGGCTTGCCCGCGAAGAGGTAAGAACAATGCTGGGCTATTATGATGATGTTGAAATTGTTGCCGAGGCGGCAAATGCCGATGATGCAAAGCTTTTAATACAAGAGCATCAACCTCAAATGATATTCCTTGATGTGCAAATGCCCGAAAAATCGGGATTTGATTTGTTGGAAATGCTGGATAGTGTGCCCGAAATTATTTTTACTACCGCCTTTGATCAATATGCTGTAAAAGCGTTTGAAGCTGACGCCCTCGATTATTTGGTAAAACCTATCCGTGATGAGCGTTTTGCCAAAGCTATGGAAAAGGTGAGGGTTAAGCTAAACACAACCACGGATAACAGGCAGATTTTTATAAAAGATGGCGGCAAATGTTATGTTTTAAAGGTAAATGAAATTCACCTGATTGAATCGATGGATAATTACGCGGTATTATATTTTGGTGATAAAAAAACGTTCCTGAAACGCTCACTAAACCTGATGGAAGAAAGGTTGGACGCCGCAACGTTTTTCAGGGTAAACCGGGCACAAATCATCAACCTGAACTACATCGATCAAATTAGCCATCTGCCGGGCGGAAAGCTGAGCATCAGTTTAAAAACCGGGCAGGTAGTTGAAGTGTCGGAAAGGCAATCCGTAAAGTTTAAGGGGAAGCTGAAGGCTTAA
- a CDS encoding sensor histidine kinase yields MKQQKSISLYWSCQLIGWSLAGLFWGFSAWMQMFTGGHSGQYSYTLALFHFGFDLGIGILITHAYYRFAHNFNFTRLKLQNMPVRLIPAVLLMGICYMLLVTVKLYVARYYFTFAYGESFGMFFRQNYLVLLATGIRLMAIWVLAFHLYHYALMEIGTATDNARLQVVARDAQMQQLSAQLNPHFFFNSLNSVKALTATNPVKARRAIDLLSDLLRATLYGSNAKLISLRDEVNLVNDYLELEKIRFEERLQFTVDMEEGTEHCLIPPLSIQTLVENAIKHGIAHQKAGGEIKITIKNTDGEIRIAVLNPGRLSAAGNQHGLGLKNLKDRLLLQYQNQASFVIEEVYGDKVLSTIILPAL; encoded by the coding sequence GTGAAACAGCAAAAAAGCATATCGTTATATTGGTCATGCCAGCTCATTGGCTGGTCATTAGCTGGTTTGTTCTGGGGATTTTCGGCCTGGATGCAAATGTTTACCGGCGGCCATAGCGGGCAATATAGTTACACGCTTGCACTGTTTCATTTTGGGTTTGATCTTGGTATTGGCATCCTGATTACCCATGCTTATTATCGCTTTGCGCATAATTTTAACTTCACCCGTTTAAAATTGCAAAACATGCCTGTGCGCCTTATTCCGGCGGTGCTTTTAATGGGTATATGCTACATGTTGCTGGTTACTGTTAAACTGTACGTAGCCCGCTACTATTTTACATTTGCTTACGGTGAAAGCTTCGGGATGTTTTTTCGTCAAAATTACCTGGTGCTGTTGGCTACCGGTATTAGGCTTATGGCCATTTGGGTGCTGGCTTTTCACCTGTACCATTATGCCCTGATGGAGATTGGCACGGCCACCGATAATGCCCGTTTACAGGTAGTTGCCCGCGATGCGCAAATGCAGCAACTATCGGCACAGCTTAACCCGCATTTCTTTTTCAACTCCCTCAATAGTGTTAAAGCATTAACAGCTACCAACCCGGTAAAAGCCCGGCGCGCGATAGATTTACTGTCCGATTTGCTGCGCGCCACTTTGTATGGCAGCAATGCAAAGCTTATATCCTTACGTGACGAGGTTAATTTGGTTAATGATTACCTGGAGCTTGAAAAGATCCGTTTTGAAGAAAGATTGCAATTTACCGTCGATATGGAAGAGGGGACAGAACACTGTTTGATACCGCCGTTAAGTATCCAAACTTTGGTTGAAAATGCTATTAAACATGGCATTGCACATCAGAAAGCGGGAGGCGAAATTAAAATAACTATCAAAAATACCGACGGGGAAATACGCATTGCCGTTTTAAACCCCGGCCGGCTCTCTGCTGCGGGTAACCAGCATGGCCTTGGTTTAAAAAATCTAAAAGACCGTTTACTATTGCAATATCAAAACCAGGCCAGTTTTGTAATTGAGGAGGTATATGGCGATAAAGTTTTATCAACCATCATTTTGCCTGCATTATGA
- a CDS encoding RNA recognition motif domain-containing protein yields the protein MVKLFVGGFPLDMTELDLVKIINLHGEVSTIKIVRDKKTRICKGYAFLEMKDREGAENAVIALDGTPMGDRTLNVKINEENAVKPPPPKRSFGGYSSNTNRSSSGSSYGKSNSSYKRPADDTPKAKRPRRAI from the coding sequence ATGGTGAAATTATTTGTCGGCGGATTCCCTTTGGACATGACAGAACTTGATCTGGTTAAGATAATTAACTTGCACGGGGAAGTGAGTACGATTAAAATAGTACGGGATAAAAAAACGAGAATTTGTAAAGGTTATGCCTTTTTAGAGATGAAGGACCGCGAAGGCGCCGAAAACGCTGTGATTGCTTTAGACGGCACCCCTATGGGCGACCGAACCTTGAATGTAAAAATAAACGAAGAAAATGCAGTAAAACCGCCACCACCCAAAAGGAGTTTCGGAGGTTATAGCAGTAATACTAACCGCAGTAGTAGCGGTAGCAGCTACGGCAAAAGTAACAGCAGCTATAAAAGACCTGCCGACGACACGCCAAAAGCCAAAAGGCCAAGAAGAGCAATATAA
- a CDS encoding response regulator transcription factor — protein sequence MNKLPDLELKIQAEIDKIHAVANLLPGVTIIHRMPDFKLEYMSQNGLNQLGITLAELRSYSPPDYTAKYFNPEDAETYVPKVKDMVERNTDNDITFFQQVKINNNPDWVWHLSTMKILMRNDEGLPLLVINMAFKVDPIQHVTAKVERMLEENIFLRKNFGKFSNLTKRECEILRLMVLGKSSPEIASQLFIAAGTVDTHRKNIKHKLGANSSFELSQYARAFDLI from the coding sequence ATGAACAAATTGCCCGATTTGGAACTGAAAATTCAAGCCGAGATTGATAAAATACACGCCGTTGCCAACCTGCTGCCGGGTGTAACCATTATACACCGGATGCCCGATTTTAAACTGGAGTATATGTCCCAAAATGGGTTAAACCAATTGGGAATAACTTTAGCTGAGCTCAGGAGTTACTCGCCCCCCGATTATACCGCAAAATATTTTAACCCGGAAGACGCGGAAACTTATGTGCCAAAAGTAAAAGATATGGTTGAAAGAAATACCGACAATGACATCACCTTTTTTCAACAGGTAAAAATAAACAATAACCCGGATTGGGTATGGCATTTAAGTACTATGAAAATTTTAATGCGCAATGATGAAGGCCTTCCCTTACTTGTGATTAATATGGCTTTTAAAGTTGATCCCATTCAGCACGTTACGGCCAAGGTGGAGCGGATGCTGGAAGAAAATATCTTTCTGCGTAAGAATTTCGGAAAGTTCTCCAACCTCACCAAACGCGAGTGTGAAATTTTGCGCCTAATGGTACTGGGCAAAAGCTCGCCCGAAATTGCCAGTCAATTGTTTATAGCTGCAGGCACCGTCGATACACACCGCAAAAACATCAAGCACAAATTAGGGGCAAATTCATCTTTTGAATTATCGCAATACGCGCGGGCTTTTGATTTGATATGA
- a CDS encoding sensor histidine kinase, giving the protein MPLKTPFLKLLLFTQFLLSGVYASTSYQVVYLKNYNAADGLPGSQVNYLMQDSKGFIWIATDKGVSRFDGQHFKNFTSADGLESNEVFRVAEDNYHRIFFYCNNYRVCYYENGLIHKLISTQKVSVSPFANLFFNRFNELCVNYELNTKIYRFEELKSRKHQEQRPGSYIYGASGEEAVLSENDLSILKNELGAAHLNYITANTNTKPYRLALQQNHLLLISKDWVHVYQYQKNGIIPLNQINFTGNVTSVYLTGKNTFAVTTVKQGTYIINYITGERKNYLNNQITTSTLIDRENNLWFGTYDSGFFLCTNPEVKVINKENGLDNENVLKLSIAGGYLFAGHILTGLSYMKLGANQNPSIGTMYLKQNRSDFNRVTSLLSISGKRLMIGTDNGIFGLDVSNSNPLSWHSVLYYDSPIKSIFERPDTVYFLTQSSLGNLSNQLKKLNGNLFEPIRVTSLAWRKGHLLVGSLYGLYQIAFPINDDHFIYVRILADKGINAVKCMASNGEVCAVGTEEKGFFLLNDKKISQFNKPVILSGNIRKLIWTDANTLWACTANGVSIIGFSNNYQTYRVGRLNTSNGLPSDNVADVVRHGNDYYIATDQGIAVTQNLWNTNLPRPILLDDGVPGKQSNFMYGKPVVFNCVALSYKSMGKIQYRFRLKDVDKNWAAAPSGEKRFDLLPPGHYELEAVAADRFNQLSRPLVFQFTVMPLWYQQLWLQVIAVTGAIFISFLLIRKYYLSIIGLQKKDYENALALQRERQRISSEVHDDLGASISGIKLQTEILSRKVTNQPVFKEIDAIHEAITDISTQVRLIIWSLDVENDEVGSLANFIHKQAIKLFDSCDISLQESISVGETTIAISGEKRRQVYLLVKEVLNNIIKHSNAQNAFLAISLYKNRLHISIRDDGRGFVPDVRKHETMGIRNIYARAKRLNADLKIDTAPGKGASISLKLNL; this is encoded by the coding sequence ATGCCGCTAAAAACCCCTTTTCTTAAACTTTTATTATTTACTCAATTTTTATTATCGGGTGTATACGCCAGCACCTCGTACCAGGTAGTTTATTTAAAAAACTACAACGCAGCTGATGGCCTTCCCGGCTCGCAGGTCAACTATTTAATGCAGGACAGCAAAGGCTTTATCTGGATAGCCACAGATAAGGGCGTGAGCCGATTTGACGGACAGCATTTTAAAAATTTCACATCGGCCGATGGGCTTGAAAGTAACGAGGTTTTCCGGGTAGCCGAAGACAATTACCACCGGATTTTTTTTTACTGTAATAACTATCGGGTTTGTTACTACGAAAACGGGCTCATACACAAGCTTATTTCAACTCAAAAGGTTTCGGTGTCGCCATTTGCCAACCTGTTTTTTAACCGTTTCAATGAGCTTTGTGTAAATTATGAGCTTAATACCAAAATTTATCGTTTTGAGGAATTAAAGTCTCGAAAACATCAGGAACAACGACCCGGCAGCTATATATATGGTGCAAGTGGTGAAGAGGCCGTTTTATCTGAAAATGACCTTAGCATACTCAAAAATGAACTTGGGGCCGCGCATTTAAACTATATAACAGCCAATACCAATACCAAGCCATATAGATTGGCCTTACAACAAAATCATTTGTTGCTGATATCTAAAGATTGGGTACACGTTTATCAATATCAAAAAAACGGAATCATCCCCCTTAATCAAATCAATTTTACCGGCAATGTAACATCGGTTTACCTTACAGGTAAAAATACTTTTGCTGTTACAACGGTAAAACAGGGCACATACATCATTAACTACATTACCGGCGAGCGGAAAAATTACCTTAACAATCAAATTACTACATCTACGCTTATTGACCGCGAAAATAATTTGTGGTTTGGCACCTATGACAGTGGTTTCTTTTTATGTACTAATCCCGAAGTAAAAGTCATCAATAAAGAAAACGGTCTGGATAATGAAAACGTTTTAAAACTGAGTATAGCCGGTGGTTACCTTTTTGCGGGACACATTTTAACCGGGTTGAGCTATATGAAACTTGGCGCTAATCAAAATCCCTCAATAGGCACCATGTATTTAAAGCAAAACCGGTCGGATTTTAACCGGGTAACCAGTTTGCTTTCAATCTCCGGCAAAAGGCTTATGATTGGTACAGATAATGGGATATTCGGGTTAGATGTATCAAACAGCAACCCGTTATCGTGGCATTCCGTACTGTATTATGATAGCCCTATAAAAAGTATCTTTGAACGACCCGATACGGTATATTTCCTTACACAATCTTCTCTTGGCAATCTATCAAATCAACTCAAAAAATTAAACGGGAACCTATTTGAACCTATACGCGTAACATCCCTGGCATGGCGAAAAGGGCACCTGCTTGTGGGCTCGCTTTATGGACTATATCAAATTGCGTTCCCAATTAATGATGATCACTTTATATATGTACGTATACTGGCCGATAAGGGAATAAATGCTGTAAAGTGCATGGCATCTAACGGGGAGGTATGCGCAGTGGGTACCGAAGAAAAAGGTTTTTTTTTATTGAATGACAAAAAAATAAGTCAATTTAATAAGCCTGTTATACTATCCGGCAACATCCGCAAACTGATATGGACAGATGCAAACACACTGTGGGCATGCACGGCCAATGGTGTAAGTATAATTGGCTTCAGTAATAATTACCAAACTTACCGGGTAGGCCGGTTAAATACCAGTAATGGGCTTCCGTCAGATAACGTTGCAGATGTAGTTCGCCATGGAAATGATTATTATATAGCTACCGATCAGGGCATAGCTGTTACTCAAAATTTATGGAATACCAACCTGCCCAGGCCAATACTGCTTGATGATGGCGTACCCGGAAAACAGAGTAATTTTATGTATGGTAAGCCGGTTGTGTTTAATTGCGTTGCCTTATCCTACAAAAGCATGGGTAAAATACAATACAGGTTCAGGCTCAAAGATGTTGATAAAAATTGGGCAGCTGCGCCATCGGGCGAAAAACGGTTTGACCTGCTGCCGCCCGGCCATTACGAGTTAGAAGCGGTAGCCGCCGATCGTTTTAACCAATTAAGCCGTCCGCTTGTTTTTCAATTTACTGTAATGCCGTTATGGTACCAGCAACTGTGGCTGCAAGTTATTGCCGTTACAGGCGCTATATTTATAAGCTTTTTGCTTATACGAAAATACTACCTGTCTATCATTGGATTACAAAAAAAGGATTATGAAAACGCACTTGCTTTGCAACGTGAACGCCAGCGCATCAGCAGCGAGGTGCATGACGATTTGGGGGCAAGTATATCGGGCATAAAACTACAAACCGAAATACTGAGCCGGAAAGTAACCAACCAACCTGTTTTTAAAGAAATAGATGCCATTCATGAGGCCATTACCGATATATCTACCCAGGTGAGGTTAATTATCTGGAGCCTTGACGTTGAAAATGATGAGGTAGGCAGTTTGGCTAATTTTATACATAAACAAGCTATTAAATTATTTGACAGCTGCGACATCAGTTTACAGGAAAGCATCTCGGTTGGTGAAACCACTATTGCCATTAGCGGCGAAAAAAGACGGCAGGTATACCTACTGGTGAAAGAGGTTTTAAACAACATTATTAAACATTCAAACGCACAAAACGCGTTCCTGGCAATTAGCCTTTACAAAAACCGGCTGCATATTAGCATCCGGGATGACGGACGTGGCTTTGTGCCCGATGTACGCAAACACGAAACCATGGGCATCCGTAACATTTATGCACGCGCAAAAAGGTTGAATGCCGATTTAAAAATTGACACCGCTCCTGGCAAGGGTGCATCCATTAGCCTTAAACTGAACCTTTAA